The following coding sequences lie in one Myxococcus xanthus genomic window:
- a CDS encoding tetratricopeptide repeat protein, with translation MAVSKLAASAARLMKQGLLKEAARDFERAIEQDPKDASALLGLARLRLAQHDETAARAVLQRLVALHPTHPEALSHLARLDAEKGDARQLDLLAALAAQPKAGFFEVINYGRALLGHDRYAAAIPELERALALQPGNAQTLTYLGMALQGDKQLDRALRRYQEAAEANKTEHLPLQLAARVQLLQGHVGAAIVTLRQAILRSPRETALFREFASLCLMAGAPEAAMRAAIELRLQLPDSADAIYLHGISAFVAGKDEDADRILREALAKAPESVPVRVALAKVRRKLGDDAEAQKLLEAAMATDPSEAGAANDLAVLHLSRPSGAAAARAILTEALKHHPDDAGVHLNLALALADSDKAQALTHARRAQASTHRDIREQAERLVTALSPR, from the coding sequence ATGGCCGTTTCCAAGCTGGCAGCCTCCGCCGCGCGTCTGATGAAGCAGGGCCTGCTGAAGGAGGCGGCCCGCGACTTCGAGCGCGCCATCGAACAGGACCCGAAGGATGCCAGCGCGTTGCTGGGACTGGCCCGGTTGCGGCTGGCCCAGCACGACGAAACGGCGGCCCGCGCGGTGCTCCAGCGGCTGGTGGCGCTGCACCCCACCCACCCGGAGGCGCTGAGCCACCTGGCCCGGTTGGACGCGGAGAAGGGTGATGCGCGCCAGTTGGACCTGCTGGCAGCGCTCGCCGCGCAACCCAAGGCGGGCTTCTTCGAGGTCATCAACTACGGCCGCGCCCTGCTGGGGCATGACCGGTACGCCGCCGCCATCCCGGAGCTGGAGCGCGCGCTGGCACTGCAGCCCGGCAATGCCCAGACGCTGACGTACCTGGGCATGGCCCTCCAGGGTGACAAGCAGTTGGACCGGGCACTACGGCGCTATCAAGAGGCCGCGGAGGCCAACAAGACGGAGCACCTGCCGCTCCAGCTCGCCGCGCGTGTGCAACTGCTGCAAGGGCACGTGGGCGCGGCCATCGTCACGCTTCGGCAGGCCATCCTGCGCAGCCCTCGGGAGACGGCCCTCTTCCGGGAGTTCGCTTCACTGTGCTTGATGGCCGGCGCGCCCGAAGCGGCGATGCGCGCCGCCATCGAGCTGCGCCTCCAGCTCCCCGACAGCGCGGACGCCATCTACCTGCACGGCATCTCCGCCTTCGTGGCCGGCAAGGACGAGGACGCGGACCGCATCCTCCGCGAGGCGCTGGCCAAGGCCCCGGAGTCCGTGCCCGTGCGCGTGGCGCTGGCCAAGGTGCGCCGCAAGCTGGGTGACGACGCGGAGGCCCAGAAACTGCTCGAGGCCGCCATGGCGACGGACCCGTCCGAGGCCGGCGCCGCCAACGATTTGGCGGTGCTGCACCTGTCGCGTCCCAGTGGTGCCGCCGCCGCGCGCGCCATCCTCACCGAGGCCTTGAAGCACCACCCGGATGACGCGGGCGTCCACCTCAACCTGGCGCTGGCCCTGGCGGACAGCGACAAGGCCCAGGCGCTCACGCACGCCAGGCGCGCCCAGGCGAGCACCCACCGCGACATCCGCGAGCAGGCCGAGCGGCTCGTCACCGCCCTGAGCCCGCGCTGA
- a CDS encoding EamA family transporter, with the protein MAWWVYALLSAGFAALTAVLAKVGVEGIPSTLATAIRTVVILVFAWSISLARGEHHALPSISRKTLLFLVLSGVATGLSWLAYFRALQLGPASRVAPLDKLSLPLTLLLAFLILHEPLTWRMGVGVTLMAVGALLTLK; encoded by the coding sequence ATGGCGTGGTGGGTCTATGCACTGCTCTCCGCGGGCTTCGCGGCACTGACGGCGGTGCTGGCGAAGGTGGGCGTGGAAGGCATTCCGTCCACGCTCGCCACCGCCATCCGCACCGTCGTGATTCTGGTGTTCGCCTGGAGCATCTCCCTGGCGCGCGGGGAGCATCACGCCCTGCCTTCCATCAGCCGCAAGACACTCCTCTTCCTGGTGCTCTCCGGCGTGGCCACGGGCCTGTCGTGGCTGGCCTACTTCCGCGCGCTCCAGCTCGGGCCCGCCTCCCGCGTGGCGCCCCTGGACAAGCTCAGCCTGCCGCTCACCCTCCTGCTGGCGTTCCTCATCCTCCACGAACCCCTCACGTGGCGGATGGGTGTGGGCGTGACGCTCATGGCCGTGGGTGCATTGCTGACGTTGAAATGA
- a CDS encoding arsenate reductase family protein, whose amino-acid sequence MAKDVLVLSYSGCGTCKKALKWLQEQGVAHQVRPIVEMPPTVAELKQWIARSGVSVRKWLNTSGQSYRALGKAKVDAASDAELVEWLSADGKLVKRPVLVTGDTVLVGFKAEAYEQLFVSRG is encoded by the coding sequence ATGGCGAAAGACGTCCTCGTACTCTCTTACTCGGGCTGTGGCACCTGCAAGAAGGCGCTGAAGTGGTTGCAGGAACAAGGTGTTGCCCACCAGGTGCGCCCCATCGTCGAGATGCCGCCCACCGTGGCGGAGTTGAAGCAATGGATTGCTCGCAGCGGTGTCTCTGTCCGCAAGTGGCTCAACACCAGCGGCCAGAGCTACCGCGCGCTCGGAAAGGCGAAGGTGGATGCCGCCAGCGACGCGGAGCTGGTCGAGTGGCTGTCCGCGGATGGAAAGCTGGTGAAGCGTCCCGTGCTCGTCACCGGTGACACCGTCCTCGTGGGCTTCAAGGCCGAGGCCTACGAGCAGCTCTTCGTCTCGCGCGGCTGA
- a CDS encoding alpha/beta fold hydrolase — translation MRREVQWMEWGQGRVPRVLLLPGLGARGSGFQALAHQLLPWARPILVEYPEGEAAACGAGALARQVLRAVGEVDAVVASSFGGMVAAHLAAAGAARGVAFLGAFTRTEHLGVRGLAIGMMGPIARWARPGAVAAGLAAWTPVSFARVPEVVPTTALERSSTWHRALAIRGEAPPPELRRLPVSCVCIQGTRDVLVPPSTVERLAASLPPGTPRHLLRGAGHVPYFTHPEACAGLLRPWLAALDAAAAPEVESSAA, via the coding sequence ATGCGTCGAGAGGTCCAGTGGATGGAGTGGGGGCAGGGGCGGGTGCCTCGGGTGCTGCTGCTGCCCGGACTGGGCGCGCGTGGCTCCGGCTTCCAGGCGCTGGCCCACCAGTTATTACCCTGGGCCCGTCCCATCCTGGTGGAGTACCCCGAAGGCGAGGCGGCCGCGTGCGGCGCGGGCGCCTTGGCGCGGCAGGTGCTGCGGGCCGTGGGGGAGGTGGACGCGGTGGTGGCCAGCTCCTTCGGGGGCATGGTGGCCGCGCACCTGGCGGCGGCTGGCGCGGCGCGAGGCGTGGCCTTCCTGGGCGCCTTTACCCGCACCGAGCACCTGGGCGTGCGCGGGCTCGCCATTGGCATGATGGGCCCCATCGCCCGGTGGGCCCGGCCGGGCGCGGTGGCTGCGGGGCTCGCGGCCTGGACGCCGGTGTCCTTCGCCCGTGTGCCCGAAGTCGTTCCCACCACGGCGCTGGAGCGCAGCTCCACCTGGCATCGCGCCCTGGCCATCCGGGGCGAGGCGCCCCCACCGGAGCTGCGCAGGCTGCCCGTGTCCTGCGTCTGTATCCAGGGCACTCGGGACGTGCTGGTGCCGCCGTCCACGGTGGAGCGCCTGGCCGCGTCGCTGCCGCCGGGAACGCCCCGGCACCTGCTGCGGGGCGCGGGGCATGTGCCCTACTTCACGCACCCGGAGGCGTGCGCGGGGCTCCTGCGGCCCTGGTTGGCGGCCCTGGACGCGGCGGCGGCGCCCGAAGTGGAGAGCAGCGCCGCCTGA
- a CDS encoding amino acid ABC transporter ATP-binding protein — MIEVEKLSKRYEGRPVLEGINAVFSPGEVTALVGPSGGGKSTLLRCLNGLESFDGGVVRVGPDTLAPGDVRAQGEKVRRIRRRVGFVFQQWHLFAHRTALGNVTEAPMHVKGVGRQEANERGRALLAKVGLSHREDAYPSELSGGEQQRVAIARALAMEPEVLLMDEPTSALDPERVGALIDLLEQLRADGLTLVAVTHEMRFAYELASRVLVLHGGHIIEEGPPARVLANPHHERTRAFLGLGRVPALRTLGA, encoded by the coding sequence ATGATTGAAGTCGAGAAGCTGAGCAAGCGCTACGAGGGACGGCCGGTGCTGGAGGGCATCAACGCCGTCTTCTCCCCGGGCGAGGTGACGGCGTTGGTGGGCCCCTCTGGTGGAGGCAAGAGCACGCTGCTGCGGTGCCTCAACGGGCTGGAGTCCTTCGACGGGGGCGTGGTGCGCGTGGGGCCGGACACGCTGGCACCGGGCGACGTCCGCGCGCAGGGCGAGAAGGTGCGCCGCATCCGCCGCCGCGTCGGCTTCGTCTTCCAGCAGTGGCACCTGTTCGCGCATCGCACGGCGTTGGGCAATGTGACGGAGGCCCCCATGCACGTGAAGGGCGTGGGCCGGCAAGAGGCCAACGAGCGGGGCCGGGCGTTGTTGGCGAAGGTCGGCCTGTCCCACCGCGAGGACGCGTACCCCTCCGAACTCTCCGGCGGCGAGCAGCAGCGGGTGGCCATTGCCCGGGCCCTGGCCATGGAGCCGGAGGTGCTGCTGATGGACGAGCCCACCAGCGCGTTGGATCCGGAGCGGGTGGGGGCGCTGATTGACTTGTTGGAGCAGTTGCGCGCGGACGGCCTCACCCTGGTGGCGGTGACCCACGAGATGCGCTTCGCGTACGAGTTGGCCTCGCGCGTGTTGGTGCTGCACGGTGGGCACATCATCGAAGAGGGCCCGCCCGCCCGGGTGCTCGCCAATCCACACCATGAGCGCACGCGCGCCTTCCTGGGCCTGGGCCGAGTCCCCGCGCTGCGCACCCTGGGGGCCTGA
- a CDS encoding response regulator, whose amino-acid sequence MDAFKVLVVDDEQPIARALQRLLKREGFEVQIAFNGNEALERLEGFSPDIVLTDFRMPGMTGSELLQRLKRSHPLALRLIISGYADFKSVVASVNEGEICRFISKPWDDAELVTYLKGLLRHRETMACLYAPFREAPDGVNAEVGMSAASMVLKVQVADPSFPADQAVSLIERFAGLLADDRLKVVGGLLERYGGRLSFMADVGGPQRLRLEVPVPTLETVNALRPGASDA is encoded by the coding sequence ATGGATGCGTTCAAGGTTCTGGTGGTCGACGATGAGCAGCCCATCGCACGCGCGCTGCAGCGTCTGTTGAAGCGAGAGGGATTCGAGGTCCAGATTGCCTTCAATGGCAACGAGGCGCTGGAGCGGCTGGAAGGATTCAGCCCGGACATCGTCCTGACGGATTTCCGGATGCCAGGAATGACGGGCAGCGAACTGCTCCAGCGCCTCAAACGCAGCCATCCGCTGGCCCTGCGCCTCATCATCTCCGGCTATGCGGACTTCAAGTCCGTGGTGGCCTCCGTGAACGAGGGCGAAATCTGCCGGTTCATCAGCAAGCCCTGGGACGACGCGGAGCTGGTGACGTACCTCAAGGGCCTGCTGCGGCACCGCGAGACGATGGCGTGCCTCTACGCCCCCTTCCGGGAAGCGCCGGACGGAGTGAACGCGGAGGTGGGTATGTCGGCCGCGTCCATGGTGCTCAAGGTGCAGGTGGCCGACCCGTCCTTCCCGGCGGACCAGGCCGTTTCGCTCATCGAGCGCTTCGCGGGCCTGCTGGCCGACGACCGCCTCAAGGTGGTGGGTGGATTGCTCGAGCGCTACGGCGGGCGCCTGTCCTTCATGGCGGACGTCGGTGGTCCCCAGCGGCTCCGGCTGGAGGTGCCGGTGCCCACCCTGGAAACCGTCAACGCCCTCCGCCCTGGCGCGAGCGACGCCTGA
- a CDS encoding ABC transporter substrate-binding protein/permease, with protein MLVLLALLSACGAEQDSGLARVRRTGELRWGADAQGGEPYAMEDPDAPGGMRGFEVELAEALARELGVRARFVQNDWSSLVPSLERGSFDVALNGLEVTPSRSGRILFTRPYYVFHLRLLARRDDAAVTGLDALKGQRVGTLANSLAWDLLQRSGVEAVPYEGVEEPYIDLGQGRVRAVLMDDIIAQRYGQPRPGLRVAGDVGEGYYAIAVRPGEEDLREALDTALGNIARSGELRAIFQRWGIDNAEQQRMVDWTDAQTREVLAPSQTARMGWGQLVLFLQAAGVTLLVSVGAMVLAIPLGVGLALTRLYGPGWAARLSTGYVELFRGTPVLLQLYILYYGLAGVLRLDPISAAILGLGLNYAAYESEVYRAGVLAVPRGQLEAAMALGMPLRLALRRVILPQAFRVALPGVTNDFIALLKDSSLVSVISVVELTKRMTITAVDVRSWLIPGALCALMYLAMSYPLSRLARHLEARLERG; from the coding sequence GTGCTGGTGCTGCTGGCGCTGCTGAGCGCGTGTGGCGCGGAACAGGACTCGGGACTGGCGCGGGTGCGCCGCACGGGGGAGCTGCGTTGGGGCGCGGATGCCCAAGGGGGAGAGCCCTACGCCATGGAGGACCCGGACGCACCCGGGGGCATGCGAGGCTTCGAGGTGGAATTGGCGGAGGCCCTGGCGCGTGAGCTGGGGGTTCGGGCCCGGTTCGTCCAGAACGACTGGTCCAGCCTGGTCCCCTCGTTGGAGCGCGGCTCGTTCGACGTGGCGCTCAACGGCCTCGAAGTCACGCCGTCGCGCTCCGGGCGCATCCTCTTCACGCGGCCCTACTACGTCTTCCACCTGCGCTTGCTGGCGCGGCGGGACGATGCGGCCGTCACCGGGCTGGATGCGCTGAAGGGCCAGCGGGTGGGGACGCTGGCCAACTCCCTGGCGTGGGACCTGCTCCAGCGCAGCGGCGTGGAGGCGGTTCCTTACGAAGGCGTGGAGGAGCCCTACATCGACCTGGGGCAGGGGCGGGTGCGCGCCGTATTGATGGACGACATCATCGCGCAGCGCTACGGGCAGCCACGTCCAGGGCTCCGGGTGGCGGGCGACGTGGGGGAAGGCTACTACGCCATCGCCGTGCGGCCAGGTGAGGAGGACCTGCGGGAGGCGCTGGACACGGCGCTGGGGAACATCGCTCGCTCGGGCGAGCTGCGCGCCATCTTCCAGCGCTGGGGCATCGACAACGCCGAACAGCAGCGCATGGTCGACTGGACGGACGCGCAGACCCGCGAGGTGCTGGCGCCCTCGCAGACGGCGCGCATGGGCTGGGGACAGCTGGTGCTGTTCCTCCAGGCCGCGGGCGTGACGCTGCTGGTGTCCGTGGGCGCCATGGTGCTGGCCATTCCCCTGGGCGTGGGGCTGGCGCTGACGCGGTTGTACGGGCCTGGCTGGGCGGCCCGGCTGTCCACCGGCTACGTGGAATTGTTTCGCGGCACGCCGGTGCTGCTTCAGCTCTACATCCTCTACTACGGGCTGGCCGGAGTGCTCCGGTTGGACCCCATCAGCGCGGCCATCCTCGGGCTGGGCCTGAACTACGCGGCCTACGAGTCAGAGGTCTACCGGGCGGGCGTGCTGGCCGTGCCGCGAGGGCAGCTGGAGGCGGCGATGGCACTGGGAATGCCCCTGCGGCTGGCGCTGCGGCGGGTCATCCTCCCCCAGGCCTTCCGGGTGGCGCTGCCGGGTGTGACGAACGACTTCATCGCGCTGCTCAAGGACAGCTCTCTGGTATCCGTCATCTCCGTGGTGGAGCTCACGAAGCGGATGACGATTACCGCGGTGGATGTTCGAAGCTGGCTGATACCTGGCGCGTTGTGCGCATTGATGTACCTGGCAATGAGCTATCCCTTGTCCCGGCTGGCGAGGCACCTGGAAGCGAGGCTGGAGCGCGGATGA
- a CDS encoding Circumsporozoite protein, with product MSPRIGNRPPPPPPPPPPPARDTRPPAQGGRNGPRVDTQASASGSVEQSRHNALSGQSSFTAGGARADVSGTGPGGIDTRAHVQGPTFSADAQVDADIGLSGIDVSVDIDIEANLIEAGAGASKTVEFEIAGEEYSVELDLEALGKIGAEGSIELDLHVGTDGNVSINAAASGFAGAQASLTGSIELKHEDNTLASGSITASASAGVSGDAHANIGIENGNLEFDVGVEATAGLGLGVEIEGSVNPGNVLKAVGETAAAAGGEILENVVDGAINAGGAVAEAAGQVFSNAADAVTDFAGDVGNGIKNAWESVF from the coding sequence ATGTCCCCCCGCATTGGCAACCGTCCGCCGCCGCCCCCGCCGCCGCCCCCGCCGCCGGCTCGCGACACCCGGCCCCCTGCCCAGGGCGGACGTAACGGCCCGCGCGTTGACACCCAGGCTTCCGCGTCCGGTTCGGTGGAGCAGTCGCGGCACAATGCGCTGAGCGGCCAGTCCAGCTTCACGGCCGGCGGTGCCCGCGCCGATGTGAGCGGCACCGGTCCCGGTGGCATCGACACGCGCGCCCACGTCCAGGGTCCCACGTTCTCCGCGGATGCGCAGGTGGACGCGGACATCGGCCTGTCCGGCATCGACGTGAGCGTCGACATCGACATCGAGGCCAACCTCATCGAGGCGGGCGCCGGGGCCTCCAAGACAGTCGAATTCGAGATTGCCGGCGAGGAGTACTCCGTCGAGCTGGACCTGGAGGCGCTGGGCAAGATTGGCGCCGAGGGCAGCATCGAGCTGGACCTGCACGTGGGCACCGACGGCAACGTGTCCATCAACGCCGCGGCCTCCGGCTTCGCGGGTGCGCAGGCGAGCCTCACGGGCTCCATCGAGCTGAAGCACGAGGACAACACGCTCGCGTCCGGCAGCATCACCGCCAGCGCCAGCGCGGGTGTCAGCGGCGACGCGCACGCCAACATCGGCATCGAGAACGGCAACCTGGAGTTCGACGTCGGCGTGGAGGCCACCGCGGGCCTGGGCCTGGGTGTGGAGATTGAAGGTTCCGTCAATCCCGGCAACGTGCTGAAGGCCGTGGGTGAGACGGCCGCCGCCGCCGGTGGCGAAATCCTGGAGAACGTGGTCGACGGCGCCATCAACGCGGGCGGCGCGGTGGCCGAAGCGGCGGGCCAGGTCTTCTCCAACGCGGCGGACGCCGTGACGGACTTCGCGGGCGACGTGGGCAACGGCATCAAGAACGCCTGGGAGTCGGTCTTCTAG
- a CDS encoding RNA polymerase sigma factor — translation MERHESRTTEGPAAPGDGHRRQFDAFARARRPALVRIARRLCSGGAIDPEDLVQETLERAYRHFDKLVEENTGAVSVWLSTTMSNRFLDHCRRRRTEVMGAPMLRLVQDLDAESEAAPQERWERVSRDEFQRAIDQLRPPHLRDAYRLHVAGLRYRAIAQQLRSTEGTVGRWLTEARQALRELLGGKDASHEGMAES, via the coding sequence GTGGAACGACACGAGAGCAGGACAACAGAGGGCCCCGCCGCGCCGGGCGATGGGCACCGCCGTCAATTCGACGCGTTCGCGCGAGCACGGCGGCCGGCGTTGGTTCGAATCGCCCGGCGATTGTGCTCGGGTGGAGCCATCGACCCGGAGGACCTGGTGCAGGAGACGCTGGAGCGCGCCTACCGCCACTTCGACAAGCTGGTGGAGGAGAACACGGGGGCGGTGAGCGTCTGGTTGAGCACCACGATGAGCAACCGCTTCCTGGACCACTGCCGGCGGCGGCGGACCGAGGTCATGGGCGCGCCCATGCTGCGCCTGGTGCAGGACCTGGACGCCGAAAGCGAAGCGGCGCCCCAGGAGCGGTGGGAACGCGTGTCTCGCGACGAGTTCCAGCGGGCCATCGACCAGCTGCGCCCGCCGCACCTGCGCGACGCCTATCGCCTGCACGTCGCGGGGTTGCGGTACCGGGCCATTGCCCAGCAACTCCGCTCGACGGAAGGGACGGTGGGACGGTGGCTCACGGAGGCGCGGCAGGCGCTGCGCGAGCTGCTGGGCGGCAAGGACGCCTCGCACGAAGGCATGGCTGAATCATGA
- a CDS encoding general secretion pathway protein GspE yields METGSRRLLGEILLEQGVLNRAQLRVGLVHHHEVHVPLGRALVREGLCSEADVLRGLAEQFGVDAVDLDRTPPDSRLLNHIPARVARQYQVVPLRIEKVLLDQGEREVLHIALPAPVSLDAVDAVRAVSGMPRVEAHIASDAALTRALADLYGIEPPAEPPAPPSLAPGGPLLLYGWPPVTAVLITRLLARNGLQARTATPLEVLHTGPEDVVLAPLQAMEGLLAGEVHIEGALIVHGSDDESFDRVRELGARGFLASPRDEELLLRAVRRLRPHPGSPDSVPHSH; encoded by the coding sequence ATGGAGACTGGCTCACGACGTCTGCTCGGCGAGATTCTCCTGGAACAGGGAGTGCTCAACCGCGCCCAGCTCCGGGTGGGATTGGTGCATCACCATGAGGTGCATGTCCCGCTCGGGCGGGCCCTGGTGCGAGAGGGCCTCTGCTCCGAAGCCGACGTGCTTCGCGGACTCGCCGAGCAGTTTGGCGTGGACGCGGTGGACCTGGACCGGACCCCGCCAGACTCCAGGCTGCTGAACCACATCCCCGCTCGCGTGGCGCGCCAGTATCAGGTCGTCCCGCTGCGCATCGAAAAGGTGCTGCTGGACCAGGGCGAGCGGGAAGTGCTCCACATCGCGCTGCCCGCCCCCGTGTCGCTGGATGCGGTGGACGCCGTCCGCGCCGTGTCCGGAATGCCACGCGTCGAGGCGCACATCGCCTCGGACGCGGCGCTGACCCGTGCGCTGGCCGACCTCTATGGCATCGAGCCGCCCGCCGAGCCGCCCGCGCCCCCCTCACTCGCGCCCGGGGGCCCCCTGCTGCTCTATGGATGGCCGCCCGTCACGGCGGTGCTCATCACCCGGCTGCTGGCGAGGAACGGCCTCCAGGCCCGCACCGCCACCCCCTTGGAGGTGCTGCACACCGGGCCGGAGGACGTCGTGCTCGCGCCCCTCCAGGCCATGGAGGGCCTGCTGGCCGGGGAGGTCCACATCGAGGGCGCCCTCATCGTCCACGGCAGCGATGACGAGAGCTTCGACCGGGTCCGCGAGCTCGGCGCACGCGGCTTCCTGGCCAGCCCCCGGGACGAGGAGCTCCTGCTGCGCGCCGTCCGCCGGCTGAGGCCCCACCCGGGCTCGCCCGACTCGGTCCCACACTCACACTGA
- a CDS encoding DUF459 domain-containing protein, whose amino-acid sequence MQNRLTRLLVTLFVVSATPAPAASVQEPSPSTVAPTAVPPAAAAPEAPAPSPEVARKHKVLLLGDSLIATGFGEYLQAQLDAHPRIQSARRAKSSTGLARPDFFDWMDVGREEVERHQPDVVVVILGGNDGQSLQDTKGGKAIHWGHAEWEAGYRQRINDFLAVLSSPGRKIVWLELPATGLKRFEQKLSIIRALQREVISSRQDAVHLDTRPFFTDAKGRALRQARVDGFRKPMRLRMEDGVHFTVAGGRYFANKVYPEVLGVLGLLQQG is encoded by the coding sequence ATGCAGAACCGCCTCACGCGATTGCTCGTCACCCTCTTCGTTGTCTCCGCGACGCCCGCGCCCGCTGCCTCCGTGCAGGAGCCGTCGCCCTCCACCGTGGCGCCCACGGCCGTACCGCCGGCCGCCGCGGCACCGGAGGCTCCCGCTCCGTCGCCCGAAGTGGCGCGCAAGCACAAGGTGCTGCTGCTGGGGGACAGCCTCATCGCCACCGGCTTCGGGGAGTACCTCCAGGCCCAGTTGGACGCGCACCCGCGCATCCAGTCGGCCCGCCGCGCCAAGTCCTCCACGGGCCTGGCCCGTCCGGACTTCTTCGACTGGATGGACGTGGGCCGCGAGGAGGTGGAGCGTCACCAGCCGGACGTCGTCGTCGTCATCCTCGGGGGCAACGACGGACAGTCGCTCCAGGACACCAAGGGCGGCAAGGCCATCCACTGGGGACATGCGGAGTGGGAGGCCGGCTACCGTCAGCGCATCAATGACTTCCTGGCCGTGCTCTCCTCGCCCGGCCGGAAGATTGTCTGGTTGGAGCTGCCGGCCACGGGGCTCAAGCGCTTCGAGCAGAAGCTGAGCATCATCCGCGCCCTCCAGCGCGAGGTCATCTCCTCCCGGCAGGATGCGGTGCACCTGGACACGCGCCCCTTCTTCACCGACGCGAAGGGGCGAGCGCTGCGTCAGGCCCGGGTGGATGGCTTCCGCAAGCCCATGCGCCTGCGCATGGAGGACGGCGTGCACTTCACCGTCGCGGGCGGCCGTTACTTCGCCAACAAGGTGTACCCCGAGGTGCTGGGCGTGCTGGGCCTGCTCCAGCAGGGCTAG